The following DNA comes from Sparus aurata chromosome 3, fSpaAur1.1, whole genome shotgun sequence.
CAGAGAAATTCACATGTAACAACAGTGACTGAgttacagattaaaaaaacatgtgataaccaagaaacacaaaaatagaataatataaagATAAGTGAAAATAATAAGAAGAGAATATATACTATACGCTATGTAAACTTTTTGCCCTTTTACTTACGGATACGATCAAGGAGGACAATTGCACATGATAATAATCGCACCGATAGTTGTAATAAACACATGATTTGTAGCAATGTACTTAAGCAAAGTATTTTAATATAGTGCACccttttaaaattaattaatcttAAGGTTTTGTGAGGATCCATGTCAAGACAATACTTTGTTGGAACATGTAGGCTTTGGGTATGAATCACTGGTGCCAATCATACGGTTTCAGCATTTCCGACAGCACCTGAACGCATCGTGTGCTACGTCACGATAATTAAGGGGTTTTTAACTTGTTATAACGTACTTCTTTAACCCCGGCTTTTAGCTAATATTAACACCTGTCAGCTTGGTGTAATGGCTGCTCACAGGTGCTCTATCCGCTGgtaaaataacaacattaacCACAACGTAACTGAGCTCGGAGCGAAACTCGGTGGCCACTGTAGCCGTTAGCCGTTTAGCTAACTAGCGTAAGTCAGTGCGGAAAGTAATGTGAGTCACAGCGTATCCAGGCCGCTAATGTTACACTGATTTATCTCTCCCCGGCTCATATCGCGGGTCTCCATCTCCGCAGTCAGGTCTGCTCtgaaaatactgacatttataaGCGGATACGTGATAATTTCACCAATATCCGATCGAACCCTTTGTTTGATTTCTTTGCCGAAATGCATCCCGAGCTTCTCAAAACAAAGCAGGCGTGATGTGTGTGAGACGTCTGCTGCACAGGAGGTGTGTTCCTGTTGTCAGAAGTAATAATATTAGTGGAAATAAATAGTTAAATCACAGCTCAGTGGGATGTGTACAACCCTGTCCCGTTAGGCCACGACATCAGTCAGTCTCCATGACGCAGGGCTGCAGAAAGCTGCTGTTTCCACtaattaaaagagaaaacactgttAATTATGAATGACTTGGGTTAATGTGAGCAGAGATAGTCCACATGTGAGAGTATTTGTACActacatgataataataataatgataattatgataataataataataataataataataatacactttatttgTGTAGCACCTTTAAAACAGTATTTACAAATTGCTTTGACAGACGagcaaaatcaggaaatcaAGACAATGTTACAGATGAAACAGTCGATTCAAACACAAGGATGCCACGTTCAAGGAGTTAAAACAAGAGCACAGGACAGAACATGTAAGAACCCAAATAAATGATTCGCTACACGAAAAATGAATTAAAGCcataaaacaggcaaaatcacaggagagaaagagacgCATGGAAAAAGTAATAAAGGTGTAAAAACTAATAAAGGTGTAAAAACTAAAGTATGATAAGAAGACAGCAGTCGAAATTAGTCAGGGGTATTGGGGTGTCACTGGGTTTCCCTTGATTGTTTCTTCTGTGACatatcagattttttattttgtgtttgtgaatatttttccaCCCTTggtgacacatttaatttgacttttattgcagCTTCACGCGCATATCCCCTGCACCCCTGATCAATTTAGAGTAAACCTTCCTGGAGGGAGAACAGTGGGTGAAACTGAACCTGTGGCCAAAACAAACTTGTCGTCTATCATGCAGACTGttatgttaatttgttttgtaCAAAGAAGCCTAATTAGCTAACAGTCATCATGGGGATTtgtttaaagaaataacagacAGTGTCTCATGATGCAGCTGCAAGCGGACTACGAGTTATGACGCCTCCATCCTGTCTTCATTATCGTAATAGCTAAATTTCATGTCACGATTATCCCCATAATCATCGAAATATTCTTCAGACTTTAAATTAGAAAATGCACCTAAACATACTGAAATCAGTTAAACCTTAAATGTTGGCAAGTTGTCGTGACCCTGTCATTTTATAGTTTGGTGTCAGTGTTATTTACACACACCAGATTTAACCTGTTTTTGTGGGGATGCAATATACAAACTATTATATGAATATAGTTTGTGTCATGTTTAAATTGAGCAATGAGCTACACATATGACGTCTGTCAATTTAAAAGGGAACTTTTCGTGCCAATGAAGTCGCAGTTTGTCGTAATTAAAGGAAAAATtatctagttttgtgttaaacgcTCAGTGAGCAACATCGTCTCGCTCgtcaccaacatggccgccaactcGGCACAGAAAAAGTGTCAACAAAGTGAAAACCACAATCAATCTGGTTAtattgacagctgcagttacGTGAAAGAAGAGTctgtcagttctgtgagctgctgatattcAGTAGAAGCTCTATAAGTTTTAAGTTACAGGTTTTGGTGAGCGTTCAATGacacaacatcacaaacacgACTGTTGAATGTATCTTTATAACTACATATTTCCACAGTCTTATATGTCATTAGCTTTGTGACAGACTGCGACTTTGAtttggaaaattatcttttagaTTGACAAACAACATGTGTGGATCATCACACAGTTCAAGCAGAATCAACAGTCCGAGACTATCTGAAATTCTATGGTACAAACCAGAAAGGGGCGTGACATCGGTGACATCTTTTCCAAGTCATTCCTGTGAGAATATTCCTGATTATCTTGATCAACAGTCATCCTGACAATGAAAATTCACCACAATCAGCatattgtgagtgttttttatcGCGATCCGTAatcattctttttatttaagctccacagagccccttAAAGCCGTAATCGTCCTCTGAATGATTATAGTTGTCTCTTGTCTTTCAGCTACTGAAGACGTTCAAAAGACTGGGGGAACTTCCCATGACTGTGGACATACTGGTGGTAAGTGTTGCTTCATACTTAACATCCACTTGATTTggtaaaaaaggagaaaagttgATGCTGCAGTTGCGAGATTGCTCAAGCAGTGGAGGGTGGAGTAAAGGCGTTCGACCTTGTGTGAGAATCGGAGCTTTGCTCGGCACCAGACTGCTTACCTGTCAGGTGAGATTTATGCCAATTATCAGCACAGCCTCAACATGTTTCTGACCAATCAGGTCACTCGGCTGCTACAGCTTGATAACACTGCCGCTCACACTTCTCATGTGATGTCTACCTGCAGTGAGACTGCAAACGTTTCTTTAGCTTTAGATGACAAGGagtcatccatgtctttattttgttctCTCGTAGGAAACTGGAGTGGGGAAGACTGTGAATTCTTTCAGGAAACACGACGTAGCCGGAGAGGTGGCAAAGGGCCTCGTAGCCAAATGGAAGAAACTGGTTCCTCAGTCTGCAGACAGGTGTGTTCTGCTCAACTGTGCCCTCACATGCAGACAGCAGCGAGAAGTGGAGCGATCCTCTGCTTTTGCTCTCACTGTACttcatgtttctgttcttgCAATGATCATATATGGCAGAAAGAGcagcttaaaggaacagttcacccaaaaaagaaaattgagtCGTTGTGTACTCGCACTCAAACTCCGAggggaaagttgggtgaagttttatagtccacaaaacatttctgcttcagcttcacaacaaaacagccctgctgcattctcctaaacagctgaagtagtcGAGGAAAATCTGACCCGAGTCCTTCGCAAAGAAATCCACATTCTCCAGCATCGTTTAAtaacttaaacaaatcatccacaggcttgtatcagaaacagagagagacgggggaggTCTCGTttttcatgtcacattacaGTCAGTTCACATAAGGCCAATAAAAAAGATTAATACAGATATATTACTGCAAACGATTAAATAGAGCCCATTTAACCAACTATACATTTGCCATGtattaatcattgttatttTAAGGTGTTCCCCTTGATTTCTCTCATCAAACTTGTAGATGAgtcaaacagtgtttctttCCACCACAGACCCCCCAACAGTCACGTCAAAGAAGCTCCACGGTCACACTCACGAGGCCTGGAGGTagtcggaggaggaggaggaggaggtggccaCAGACGCGCCCGCGAGCCCTCTCCTGACGAAGAGCCCTCCTacatggaagaggaggaggaggtggaggacgaggagagaggCTATCACACGAACTACTCGCCCTCACCTCCTCAACACGAGCAGTACAGCCCTCCGCGGCGAGGAGGCTACCAGTCAGACGAGTACGAGAGCCcagaacctgaacctgaacctgaacctgaaccagAACCCGAACccgaacctgaacctgaacccaGTCCCCCGCCTCCTCGCAAAGAAGTCCGACAcatcaaaccaaacaaagaacCCAACAAAAACCATCATCATGGTTCCCACAGCGACAGAAACAGGGACAGAGATGAGGAAAGGCGACAGCGGCATGCACAGATGAGCAGTgatcgaggaggaggaggagaggggaagaaacacggtgcagacagagagagagcgcagaGTCCAGCACAGAAGTCTGCAAAGCACAGCAGGAAGTCCGGCACACATGAGAGCaaaagggaggagaagaagaaaggaggagatgaCGGTGAGTGTTTCCGCTGTTTCTCGTCGATATGAAAGGTTTAGAGCACGAAGCGCTGTCAGCTTTGTCCTCTGCACGGAGCACAGACGCACAAAGTGCCAACCCTGCTTCCTGTCAGAGTTAGAATAAATATTAGATCAGACTTAAAGattttaaagaataaacaaaactcCCTATCATGTGTCTGACGCGGTTTTAACAgcttttttaacagtttttctgTTGAGTTACAGCTTGTTTGCAGCCAAAGCCTGTGATGGTTTAGTTAAACTGTGAACACTTAACAGAATTGCATTTCATCAACTTCTGACGATCAAATTCGACGATTAACTACAGCTCTGTGCACCAGATAAGATGTTCCTGTTTTATCAGAGCACAAAATGTGGTcacaacagagagcaacatccTGTTCCGGTTAACTGAGATACTGCAGATAGTAACTCTGCTGATGGAAACAATTGGTTTACAAGCTAAATGAAAACGGTTTCCTAAACAGCAGCAAGTGTTTCATCTGTCTTTTTAtgctttcttgtttttatctttccttcagttttgttatatttgttcttgtgcatttaaaagatcttgaaagtttaAAAGGTCATTGTCCGCACCAACAGATGCTCTTCTTTCCCGCTGCTCCTGAACGCCCCATCAGTAGTCTcgctgtgactttgtgacatcacagagtcGCACAGTTGCATGATTTATGCCTAGTGGCTAAtttggcacgtaagaattgatttagcacagctgctctgttgttgttgttgttgttgttgttgttgttgttgttgttagcggtgctggctcaggcgtgtgtgagccgaccaatcagagggggaatacagagctgcagcagtggacaGTATGAGTATAAGACTGATGTGTTTAGAGCataaaagcatgtaaacctattctagtagcaACTCAAAACAGAATTATGAACCTGACAATGAGCATAATGTGACCTCTTTAAAATAAAGTACCACAAACATTCAGCATCATGGCTGAAGTCAGTTCAGTCAGTTCATTCTCTGTCAAGTCAAGTTACAAGTCATCAGAATGGTGATATGAGTCAACTTTCTTTCCACGTCTCTGTTCTGCAGTCTGTAATCGACACCTCATATATAGCACTGTTTAATGATTAACTTCAGGAAGAGTGGTTGTGCCTCCGTCTGCACACACTCAGTAGTCTTCTCCACAGTAGAAAGTAGTTTCAAATATTATACTCTTGTTACTTTAGTGAGTTACGATCCATCACTGCAAACGTGTTGGTTGAAGTTAAGCTCAAACAGTTATTTGCTGCTTTCactcttaaatgtgaagatttctGCTTTCCTTGGACACAtttgacagtaaactgagtGTGTTTGGGTTTTGAATCTCCTTGAGCTTTTGATTTTATCAACCAAACAATTAATAAATGTCAGGAAAATAACTGTCAAGGCAATTGTGAGCTGCAGCCCTTCCCTAAAGCTACCAGCGGGCTCAGGGTTATTTGAAAGGCTTCCCCATCTTGTATGTGTCAAATGTAAAATTCCCACGATTCACTGAATCGTTTATAacttttctttctgcctctgtGTTTCCAGGGCGGCTGCGGGTGCCGAAGGACTCTCCAtccaaggaggaggaggaagactaTGAGACTCCCACCATGTCCTTTGAGTCTTTTCTCACATATGATGCCCCGACGcctgtgaagaagaagaagaagccgtcgtcgtcgtcgtcatccCTGTCACACAGTCGACCGTCTCACTCTTCATCCTCCGTGTCGTCCACCTATCGCGCACGCACCCCTCCGCCtgcgccctcctcctcctcctcctcctctaaaGCGAGCAAAGCTAACGGCACACAGAGCACCAAGAGGTCTCATTCAGCTGCAGCAACACCAGAGAAACCAGAGAAACCAGAGAAACGCAAGAGGGTAAGAACAGCGGCTGAGTGGGATGACCTGTGAAAAGATAACATCACAGATCATCATTCATGACTTTTCCACTATTATTGGTATTTATCAAAGACAGTTCAGAATTAAGATTAGTAATCTTCCCTTCATTATTAGGGTTAAAAGGTCCATAATTGATATTTTAATCATGAGATCAAATGTAAATACAGACAATGATGATGAATCTACAGACGGTTATCCCCAGAATCTGCGGCTCTTGTTGGCTTTAAAACGTGTGAGTTTCAAGTGAGTTTCAGTTTGCAGTAGATCGGTTCTGGTTCACTCTCATTGCTCTTATAGTGTCACTTGCAGCCAcggcaggcagctgttttcagtgaaaaggTTTTGAAAGTCTACTATGCATGACCTGCTCAggaccaaacagcagacagacacagttagcgACTAACTGGTGAAAACCGTGGAGCATTTATCTCACTTTGCGGGGCAGAACCAAAGAGGCTGTCCATCCTGGGTGATCCGGTCACAAGTGGACAGCGTTAAGCCCGTCAATTCACATTAATTCCAATGttttgtacaaaaaaataaatatcttcatGTTTGGTGTTTGCCGAATCTGTAAGTAGGCCTGAATAATTAACAATTTGTTGTAGACAGGGTTTCATAAAGTTTATAAAGTCACCCCTGGTGCAACAAGTCTCtaaattgagcattttttaagggagtctggggaatttcACCACGGACGACCAAGAAGCATAATTTATTAGTTACTGTTCACTGTGTTTGTGAATTTAGACATGTTTACCGTCAATGTGCGAGATTTTAAATTTGGTGTTGTTCAAACAACTGTTGGGAAGTGTGACCTCAATATATCTCGGGGGGCTGTCTGATGATTTTTGTAATGACTTATAAAGACTTTATTGAGCGTGGAGCTCATCAATATTTCTCTCCAGGAACCGGCGCTGTGCTTTTTATTAAGTAGAATTCTTTCTGTTTCCTAGCAACTGTAGATTATTTCACCGTCGAGATAATTCACAGGAGAGCATTAACCTGCCGATTTCAAAGGCTGGGAAACTGAGAGCGATTTGAGAGTTATGAAagctctttgttgtttttctgacacAAACTTTAGCTTTGAAAAGTAAATGCCACTGGAAATGGAGAAACAGGTCGTCTGACTTTGTCCAAaggttgaaaaacaaacaccctGAAAGCCAAGTCAGCTGCATTAGgaatatttcccaaaatgtcaaacctttCCTTTAACTTACTCAGTAATTCGACCGCTTCTCTCTGCCCACAAGCATCCTATTTGCATTCATTTATCATCTATTGCATACAAGCCTCTTATTCTGAAAGGTTGTTTGCAGGCGCTGcttgttgatgttgatgtgatGCCGTTCGCAGGTGGTCGAGGCCGTTCCGACTCTTCCTGAAATCCCTCTGCCAGCGATTCAACCCAACTACAGACCTCTGCCCTCCATCGACGTCACACCGCTGTCCCCTCAGAGACGGAAAGGTAAATCACTTTATCTTGTTTGTAGAACTTCATAGCTGCTCCTTAAAAACACGATGACATCACCCAACATGTAACTGTAACTTTAAAGCTgtaaacctctgaggccttgaGGCTTCTTGGTGTGAAAAAGGCTCGACATCTACAAACGAAAACAGATCACAATCTAGTTCTTCCTGGCGGTTTTCTTGTCAGTGTAAGCATCTCTGTGTCACACTGCCTGAACGTCATTCCCTTCTTCACTTTCAGTTCCCGTCTGCAACGACGAGGAGGATGCCGGCTTCACGGGGAAGAGATTCAACTCGAAGATGGTGGTCTACTCGGGATCCAAGACCTCTTACCTGCCCAAGATGATGACTTTGTACGAGCAGTGCATCCGTGTGCTGCAGAACAACATCGACTGTGAGTGGAGCTGCTGAGGCCACAACAATAGACACAGAGTTCTCACTAGATGGCAGTAAAGCACCTTTAGATACTATAAAATAAACCCCAAAATGTCTGAACGCTTAGTATTTATTCTTCATTAAATGTTAATCGAATTCATTTCATGTGGAGTGATGAAACAGAGGGCAAGGCTCACCACAAGGGTTAAAAGATAACAAAGACTACACGATCACCTGATTAATACTTGATCACCATTATGTACTCCTCTGTGGTCACTCCCCACTCCACCCAGCTATTATCTCAAGCTGgataaattaaacaaacaccACCGCAAAGGTCTGACTTCTCTTTGCCTTTTCAGCCATCGCCGAGGTGGGTGGAGTGCCGTTTGAGATCCTGGAACCGGTGCTGGAGCGATGTACGCCAGAGCAGCTGTATCGCATCGAGCAGAGCAACCAGgtaacacccacacacacacacacacacacacacacacacacacacacacacacactttgttttacttatGAAGATCCTCATCGACTTAATGCATTGCCCGGCCTGCTGGTTACAGACCTGTGTGAACTACGGTGACACTTAAGCGAACCAAAGACTTCTTCATTATAAGGGGTGTAAGAAGTGTTTTTCTATCGCAGTGTTTCATTcttatctgtaaaaaaaaaaaaggtgaatttttaaaataagttaTTATTTAAGATGTAAACttaaaaagtgcaatatataagaattGGTCAGCTGTTGAAGtcagacacaaaacagacagggggcagcatgtcaccagagtaacagctaactgccgctaactgtagctgccgacTGCCAATTAGATTTGTTAGCCGTGCATCTTGGAGTGCAGGCTGGGAGCCAGGAGTAAAAGACTGTTGCTTGTTTACACCGATAACACAGGACTTTGCACAGGACTAGATTTTAAGATTTAACTGACTGGTTTTAAAGCTCCTCATGGTCTTGCTCTCTGCTGTATACCTGACTTTAAATGACATACATGTCAGTACGTACTTTGAGACTGTCAGGcagaagtgtttgttt
Coding sequences within:
- the eloa gene encoding elongin-A produces the protein MAEELLETVDRLQARLRENPEPRKLLKTFKRLGELPMTVDILVETGVGKTVNSFRKHDVAGEVAKGLVAKWKKLVPQSADRPPNSHVKEAPRSHSRGLEVVGGGGGGGGHRRAREPSPDEEPSYMEEEEEVEDEERGYHTNYSPSPPQHEQYSPPRRGGYQSDEYESPEPEPEPEPEPEPEPEPEPEPSPPPPRKEVRHIKPNKEPNKNHHHGSHSDRNRDRDEERRQRHAQMSSDRGGGGEGKKHGADRERAQSPAQKSAKHSRKSGTHESKREEKKKGGDDGRLRVPKDSPSKEEEEDYETPTMSFESFLTYDAPTPVKKKKKPSSSSSSLSHSRPSHSSSSVSSTYRARTPPPAPSSSSSSSKASKANGTQSTKRSHSAAATPEKPEKPEKRKRVVEAVPTLPEIPLPAIQPNYRPLPSIDVTPLSPQRRKVPVCNDEEDAGFTGKRFNSKMVVYSGSKTSYLPKMMTLYEQCIRVLQNNIDSIAEVGGVPFEILEPVLERCTPEQLYRIEQSNQWFTEESDELWMRHCQRDFKRESPQEYESWREMYLRLHDEREERLRLLTQNISSAHANKPKGRQVKMAFVNSVAKPPRDVRRRQEKFGTTSASSAASTAAAAPIKIRPATDYSGESSRSSSSQFNPPSSSRPSAPGGPGGGAGGGHAARDKPQVKKIAPMMAKTIKAFKNRFSRR